The following coding sequences lie in one Anoplolepis gracilipes chromosome 4, ASM4749672v1, whole genome shotgun sequence genomic window:
- the Gasp gene encoding chitin binding Peritrophin-A domain-containing protein Gasp isoform X2, producing the protein MRTYFVIAAILIAGTSGQDSFKCPDDFGFYPHHLSCDKYWKCDNNVAELKTCGNGLAFDASDSKFLTENCDYLHNVDCGERTQLEPPISTPHCARLYGIFPDEKKCDVFWNCWNGEASRYQCSPGLAYDREARVCMWADQVPECRNEEVAGGFTCPAAGEVSGASGSFSRHAHPEDCRKYYICLEGIAREYGCPIGTVFKIGDADGSGACEDPEDVPGCQDYYGNVDLKALRKLGYRK; encoded by the exons ATGAGGACGTACTTCGTGATAGCCGCCATACTGATCGCCG GAACGAGCGGTCAGGATTCCTTCAAATGCCCGGACGACTTCGGGTTCTACCCTCATCATTTATCGTGCGACAAATATTGGAAATGCGACAACAACGTGGCGGAACTGAAGACGTGCGGTAACGGTCTCGCGTTTGACGCCAGCGACAGCAAGTTCCTCACCGAGAACTGCGACTACCTGCACAACGTGGACTGCGGCGAGCGCACGCAGCTCGAACCACCCATCAGCACACCTCACTGCGCTCGCCTCTACGGCATCTTCCCCGACGAGAAGAAATGCGACGTCTTCTGGAACTGCTGGAACGGCGAAGCGTCCCGCTATCAGTGCAGCCCCGGACTAGCGTACGATCGTGAGGCTAGAGTGTGCATGTGGGCCGACCAGGTGCCCGAATGCAGAAACGAAG AGGTCGCCGGAGGTTTCACGTGTCCGGCCGCGGGCGAAGTGAGTGGTGCATCCGGCAGCTTCAGTAGACACGCCCATCCAGAAGATTGCAGAAAGTACTACATATGCCTCGAGGGTATCGCCAGGGAATACGGCTGCCCGATCGGCACCGTCTTCAAGATTGGCGACGCCGATGGTAGCGGCGCTTGTGAGGACCCCGAAGACGTTCCCGGATG CCAAGATTATTACGGTAACGTGGACCTGAAGGCCCTACGCAAACTGGGCTACAGGAAATAG
- the Gasp gene encoding chitin binding Peritrophin-A domain-containing protein Gasp isoform X1 — protein MRTYFVIAAILIAGTSGQDSFKCPDDFGFYPHHLSCDKYWKCDNNVAELKTCGNGLAFDASDSKFLTENCDYLHNVDCGERTQLEPPISTPHCARLYGIFPDEKKCDVFWNCWNGEASRYQCSPGLAYDREARVCMWADQVPECRNEEVAGGFTCPAAGEVSGASGSFSRHAHPEDCRKYYICLEGIAREYGCPIGTVFKIGDADGSGACEDPEDVPGCEDYYGDLDLKSIRKSELLAGIQSEPRKPSNQAPLKPRPSTGPTRPSSPLQE, from the exons ATGAGGACGTACTTCGTGATAGCCGCCATACTGATCGCCG GAACGAGCGGTCAGGATTCCTTCAAATGCCCGGACGACTTCGGGTTCTACCCTCATCATTTATCGTGCGACAAATATTGGAAATGCGACAACAACGTGGCGGAACTGAAGACGTGCGGTAACGGTCTCGCGTTTGACGCCAGCGACAGCAAGTTCCTCACCGAGAACTGCGACTACCTGCACAACGTGGACTGCGGCGAGCGCACGCAGCTCGAACCACCCATCAGCACACCTCACTGCGCTCGCCTCTACGGCATCTTCCCCGACGAGAAGAAATGCGACGTCTTCTGGAACTGCTGGAACGGCGAAGCGTCCCGCTATCAGTGCAGCCCCGGACTAGCGTACGATCGTGAGGCTAGAGTGTGCATGTGGGCCGACCAGGTGCCCGAATGCAGAAACGAAG AGGTCGCCGGAGGTTTCACGTGTCCGGCCGCGGGCGAAGTGAGTGGTGCATCCGGCAGCTTCAGTAGACACGCCCATCCAGAAGATTGCAGAAAGTACTACATATGCCTCGAGGGTATCGCCAGGGAATACGGCTGCCCGATCGGCACCGTCTTCAAGATTGGCGACGCCGATGGTAGCGGCGCTTGTGAGGACCCCGAAGACGTTCCCGGATG TGAGGATTACTATGGCGACCTGGACCTGAAGAGCATCCGGAAGAGTGAACTACTTGCCGGTATCCAGAGCGAGCCCAGAAAACCATCGAACCAGGCGCCCCTCAAACCCAGGCCCTCAACAGGGCCTACAAGGCCTTCCTCTCCCCTCCAGGAATAA
- the Dare gene encoding NADPH:adrenodoxin oxidoreductase, mitochondrial isoform X2, with the protein MATCVFPKKSTPPHVKMKCYLIRHCIRFLSTGQHMPKVCIVGSGPAGFYAAQQLLKNSGDVRVDILEKLPVPFGLVRFGVAPDHPEVKNVINTFHKTATNPRVQFLGNVNVGTDVTVDQLRDLYHAVLLTYGAQKDQLLNIPGEHLNNVISGRRFVGWYNGMPIDKDLNINLDVEEVVVLGQGNVAIDITRILLTSIDKLKNTDITSFALERLSHSRVRKVSMVGRRGPLQAAFTIAELRELLKLENCKKLWRPQDFTGVRDVVPTLTRPRKRLTELMLKYLEESVNDSTHAKELNPIFLRSPVEFHGGDELRNVRFSVNRLRGDTIQNQVAEATDEFETIPCSLALRSIGYKSAQIDNSIPFDERKGRVVNMNGKVDGNLYSAGWAATGPVGVILSTMTNAFQVGQLVYKELASSTENKAGSNGVRDILNTKGIQIVSYEDWQKIDRVEKERGKQLEKTREKIVDITEMLDIAAK; encoded by the exons ATGGCGACGTGTGTTTTCCCGAAAAA ATCGACGCCACCGCACGTAAAAATGAAGTGTTACCTTATCAGGCATTGCATTCGCTTCCTATCTACCGGACAGCACATGCCTAAGGTATGCATTGTTGGTTCGGGTCCGGCAGGTTTTTATGCAGCCCAGCAGTTGCTAAAG AATTCAGGCGATGTGAGAGTCGATATATTGGAGAAACTACCTGTTCCCTTCGGTCTGGTGCGCTTTGGTGTTGCTCCGGATCACCCAGAAGTGAAAAATGTCATCAACACGTTCCATAAAACCGCGACTAATCCGCGTGTTCAGTTTTTAGGCAATGTTAATGTCGGCACGGACGTTACTGTCGATCAGTTACGTGACCTTTATCATGCTGTATTATtg actTATGGGGCTCAAAAAGACCAACTGCTCAATATACCGGGTGAACACTTAAACAATGTGATATCAGGTCGACGATTCGTTGGTTGGTACAATGGAATGCCAATTGACAAGGATCTGAACATTAATTTAGATGTGGAAGAAGTGGTTGTCCTAGGTCAAGGCAACGTAGCTATAGATATTACGCGAATTCTTTTGACATCTATCGACAAACTTaag AACACTGACATCACATCGTTTGCTCTAGAGCGTTTATCCCATAGTAGAGTGCGAAAGGTCTCCATGGTTGGACGAAGAGGACCTTTGCAGGCTGCGTTTACAATCGCGGAACTGCGCGAACTTCTCAAGTTGGAGAACTGTAAGAAACTTTGGCGGCCGCAAGACTTCACGGGCGTACGAGATGTCGTGCCGACCTTAACCAGACCGCGAAAACGACTGACAGAgcttatgttaaaatatttagaagaaTCCGTGAACGATTCGACGCACGCTAAAGAGTTAAATCCGATCTTTCTTCGGAGTCCCGTCGAATTCCATGGCGGCGATGAACTGCGGAACGTCAGATTCTCAGTGAATCGTCTGCGAGGAGATACGATTCAAAATCAGGTGGCCGAAGCGACCGATGAATTTGAGACGATCCCATGTAGTTTGGCTCTGCGTAGCATCGGTTACAAATCTGCTCAAATAGATAATTCAATTCCATTTGATGAGAGGAAGGGACGCGTAGTGAATATGAACGGTAAAGTCGATGGCAATCTCTACAGCGCTGGATGGGCAGCCACCGGCCCAGTCGGCGTTATCCTATCGACTATGACAAACGCTTTTCAAGTTGGCCAACTGGTGTACAAGGAACTGGCATCCTCGACTGAGAATAAAGCGGGTTCAAACGGAGTACGTGATATCTTGAATACCAAAGGAATTCAGATCGTATCTTATGAAGACTGGCAAAAGATTGATCGCGTTGAAAAAGAGCGTGGTAAACAGTTGGAAAAGACGCGGGAGAAGATTGTTGACATAACAGAGATGCTTGACATTGCTGCGAAATGA
- the Dare gene encoding cap-specific mRNA (nucleoside-2'-O-)-methyltransferase 2 isoform X1, whose amino-acid sequence MMEEKSSTVKQGKLLQNKQVDKSRHAKLRCLNIETLFEKYFTILDSEGQTQIYMLPECESMFKEPPWQLDNLQVLKNSLNEMKSRLNNFNLNEWQQHTYQMNKAGDIVSTVKRNIQAELVTQAWCKFYEIASNFFLIPLSEIRREENSKEFCSVHLCEAPGAFVTALNHWLKTNAPDVRWNWLATTLNPYCEGNSYDKMIADDRFIRHTLKHWCFGADNTGNIVDLRNLDFLIERCKLFDEKERILLVTADGSVDCTDEPGEQESIVTQLHLCETVACMHVLQKGGNFLLKLFTLFEHQSVCLMYLLSCVFHQITVTKPASSKSGNSEMYVVCINFKGRDYVAPYLNILRQYCGNVTPTKAMFNLRDIPHDFLRKIEECNKFFKHHQCQVIKDNISMFHAKKYEDILFELKHVKRIVANKYLKDCRLSRIDSANEIVGREILEKSNSSYVNKKWRVDSYNERCKKQDLEPREYLSQICNETKEIELPTEKSYTWHLRTPETLEIQTGKSFNKVYSSYFCHLKIHRILNKIDDIVRDTRSTIRFPSAELTREQTQRIDPALETLSFQFVHDYDSHRTIAEIYDRLKKFQTGQTLVLVGYSLLTQLNIGLLHLLSGFFEKITIEINDNEGYRIKLETYKHNDKVLNNLREILTTSHNARKDNMTIWSIIPTMILYECDQVSLIIQLNHLAIKLYAHHVKNFIHDMLV is encoded by the exons ATGATGGAGGAGAAGAGTTCTACTGTGAAACAAGGAAAACTACTACAGAATAAACAAGTTGACAAAAGTAGACACGCTAAGCTAAGATGTCTGAACATagaaacattatttgaaaagtatttcacaattttggACAGTGAAGGACAAACACAGATATATATGTTACCTGAGTGTGAGTCCATGTTTAAGGAACCACCATGGCAGCTGGACAATTTGCAAGTACTAAAGAATAGTCTGAATGAAATGAAGAGTCGTCTCAACAATTTCAATCTGAACGAATGGCAGCAACATACGTACCAGATGAATAAAGCGGGCGATATCGTAAGCACCGTGAAAAGGAACATACAAGCAGAACTCGTGACTCAAGCCTGGTGTAAATTCTATGAGATCGCTTCTAATTTTTTCCTAATTCCGTTAAGCGAGATTCGTCGCGAAGAAAACAGTAAGGAGTTCTGTTCTGTACATCTGTGCGAAGCACCTGGCGCCTTTGTGACCGCCCTGAATCACTGGTTGAAGACAAACGCGCCTGATGTGCGATGGAATTGGTTGGCCACCACGTTGAATCCTTACTGCGAGGGAAATTCATACGACAAGATGATCGCCGATGACAGATTTATCAGGCACACTCTAAAGCATTGGTGTTTTGGCGCCGACAACACGGGCAATATCGTGGATCTTAGAAATCTAGATTTCCTGATAGAGAGATGCAAACTCTTCGATGAAAAGGAACGAATCTTGCTGGTCACAGCAGATGGCAGTGTTGATTGCACCGACGAACCAGGAGAGCAAGAAAGCATCGTTACACAGTTGCACTTGTGCGAAACGGTGGCTTGTATGCACGTCTTGCAGAAAGGCGGTAATTTTCTTCTGAAGCTCTTCACCCTGTTCGAACATCAATCCGTATGCTTGATGTATCTATTATCCTGCGTTTTTCATCAGATCACCGTAACGAAGCCAGCGTCTAGCAAATCAGGAAATTCGGAAATGTACGTCGTCTGTATAAATTTCAAGGGCAGAGATTACGTAGCACCATATTTGAATATACTCAGGCAGTACTGCGGCAACGTGACGCCTACAAAAGCGATGTTTAATCTACGAGATATTCCGCATGATTTTCTGCGGAAAATCGAAGAGTGCAACAAGTTTTTCAAGCATCATCAATGTCAAGTCATAAAAGATAACATAAGCATGTTTCACGCGAAAAAATACGAAGATATCCTCTTCGAGCTGAAACACGTCAAGCGGATAGTTGCTAATAAATATCTCAAAGATTGCAGACTGAGTCGAATAGATTCCGCGAACGAGATAGTTGGCCGGGAAATATTGGAGAAGAGCAACAGTAGCTATGTGAATAAAAAGTGGCGTGTCGATTCTTACAATGAGCGTTGCAAGAAGCAAGATTTAGAACCGCGAGAATATTTATCGCAGATATGTAACGAAACGAAGGAGATCGAATTGCCAACAGAAAAATCTTACACT TGGCATTTACGGACACCGGAAACTTTAGAGATACAAACAGGAAAATCATTCAACAAAGTTTACAGTTCATACTTTTGTCATCTGAAAATTCACcggatattaaataaaattgacgatATAGTGCGAGACACGCGCTCTACCATACGTTTCCCATCGGCAGAACTTACAAGAGAGCAAACACAACGAATTGATCCAGCTCTCGAGACATTGAGCTTCCAATTTGTTCACGATTATGATAGTCATCGGACGATTGCTGAAATTTACGATCGATTGAAAAAATTCCAGACTGGACAAACACTCGTTCTCGTTGGCTACTCTTTATTAACCCAGTTGAACATCGGTCTCTTACATCTCCTGAGTGGTTTCTTCGAGAAGATTACtatagaaattaatgataacGAAGGCTATCGAATTAAATTGGAGACTTATAAGCATAATGACAAAGTTTTGAACAATTTGCGTGAAATACTTACTACATCGCATAATGCACGCAAAGATAATATGACAATCTGGTCGATAATACCTACAATGATTTTATATG AATGTGACCAAGTTTCTTTGATAATACAACTTAATCACCTGGCGATCAAACTGTACGCTCATCacgtcaaaaattttatacatgatatgcttgtataa
- the Dare gene encoding NADPH:adrenodoxin oxidoreductase, mitochondrial isoform X3, translating to MKCYLIRHCIRFLSTGQHMPKVCIVGSGPAGFYAAQQLLKNSGDVRVDILEKLPVPFGLVRFGVAPDHPEVKNVINTFHKTATNPRVQFLGNVNVGTDVTVDQLRDLYHAVLLTYGAQKDQLLNIPGEHLNNVISGRRFVGWYNGMPIDKDLNINLDVEEVVVLGQGNVAIDITRILLTSIDKLKNTDITSFALERLSHSRVRKVSMVGRRGPLQAAFTIAELRELLKLENCKKLWRPQDFTGVRDVVPTLTRPRKRLTELMLKYLEESVNDSTHAKELNPIFLRSPVEFHGGDELRNVRFSVNRLRGDTIQNQVAEATDEFETIPCSLALRSIGYKSAQIDNSIPFDERKGRVVNMNGKVDGNLYSAGWAATGPVGVILSTMTNAFQVGQLVYKELASSTENKAGSNGVRDILNTKGIQIVSYEDWQKIDRVEKERGKQLEKTREKIVDITEMLDIAAK from the exons ATGAAGTGTTACCTTATCAGGCATTGCATTCGCTTCCTATCTACCGGACAGCACATGCCTAAGGTATGCATTGTTGGTTCGGGTCCGGCAGGTTTTTATGCAGCCCAGCAGTTGCTAAAG AATTCAGGCGATGTGAGAGTCGATATATTGGAGAAACTACCTGTTCCCTTCGGTCTGGTGCGCTTTGGTGTTGCTCCGGATCACCCAGAAGTGAAAAATGTCATCAACACGTTCCATAAAACCGCGACTAATCCGCGTGTTCAGTTTTTAGGCAATGTTAATGTCGGCACGGACGTTACTGTCGATCAGTTACGTGACCTTTATCATGCTGTATTATtg actTATGGGGCTCAAAAAGACCAACTGCTCAATATACCGGGTGAACACTTAAACAATGTGATATCAGGTCGACGATTCGTTGGTTGGTACAATGGAATGCCAATTGACAAGGATCTGAACATTAATTTAGATGTGGAAGAAGTGGTTGTCCTAGGTCAAGGCAACGTAGCTATAGATATTACGCGAATTCTTTTGACATCTATCGACAAACTTaag AACACTGACATCACATCGTTTGCTCTAGAGCGTTTATCCCATAGTAGAGTGCGAAAGGTCTCCATGGTTGGACGAAGAGGACCTTTGCAGGCTGCGTTTACAATCGCGGAACTGCGCGAACTTCTCAAGTTGGAGAACTGTAAGAAACTTTGGCGGCCGCAAGACTTCACGGGCGTACGAGATGTCGTGCCGACCTTAACCAGACCGCGAAAACGACTGACAGAgcttatgttaaaatatttagaagaaTCCGTGAACGATTCGACGCACGCTAAAGAGTTAAATCCGATCTTTCTTCGGAGTCCCGTCGAATTCCATGGCGGCGATGAACTGCGGAACGTCAGATTCTCAGTGAATCGTCTGCGAGGAGATACGATTCAAAATCAGGTGGCCGAAGCGACCGATGAATTTGAGACGATCCCATGTAGTTTGGCTCTGCGTAGCATCGGTTACAAATCTGCTCAAATAGATAATTCAATTCCATTTGATGAGAGGAAGGGACGCGTAGTGAATATGAACGGTAAAGTCGATGGCAATCTCTACAGCGCTGGATGGGCAGCCACCGGCCCAGTCGGCGTTATCCTATCGACTATGACAAACGCTTTTCAAGTTGGCCAACTGGTGTACAAGGAACTGGCATCCTCGACTGAGAATAAAGCGGGTTCAAACGGAGTACGTGATATCTTGAATACCAAAGGAATTCAGATCGTATCTTATGAAGACTGGCAAAAGATTGATCGCGTTGAAAAAGAGCGTGGTAAACAGTTGGAAAAGACGCGGGAGAAGATTGTTGACATAACAGAGATGCTTGACATTGCTGCGAAATGA